The following proteins are co-located in the Heliorestis convoluta genome:
- a CDS encoding BlaI/MecI/CopY family transcriptional regulator yields the protein MKKIQRMSDAEKQIMEFIWSVKGPVTTKDIIGNLPEGKTWKKNTVITFLSRLTDKGILTATKIGKAHHYEPCLTEEEYKLFETKQFIQDVHKGSLVGFLSTLCGSGDLTKEDIEELRKKLKE from the coding sequence ATGAAAAAGATACAGAGAATGTCAGATGCAGAAAAACAAATTATGGAGTTTATATGGTCCGTCAAAGGCCCCGTAACGACGAAAGATATCATAGGTAATTTACCAGAAGGAAAGACATGGAAGAAGAACACAGTCATAACCTTTCTATCTCGCTTGACAGATAAAGGAATCCTTACAGCAACGAAAATAGGCAAAGCCCACCATTATGAACCTTGCCTAACAGAAGAAGAATATAAATTATTCGAAACAAAGCAATTTATTCAAGATGTTCATAAAGGATCACTCGTTGGCTTTTTAAGTACGCTTTGTGGTAGTGGTGATTTAACCAAGGAAGACATTGAAGAACTGAGAAAGAAACTGAAAGAGTGA
- a CDS encoding M56 family metallopeptidase, translated as MLSSIYSQLLTLSIVASGLYLLFKLVSPTTLKHFSPRWHYLTYLLAYTFFLIPYHMFLPWLDLTYLYRASQNSGLSYITEAIDKQNLVIPQEQVYVTFSSYYDFLPHLMIAGTLIFLTVFLIQNYQLHRRIFRTCRLSDNRQALNVLATCKKEMNITKEIVLYQSSYASTPFLYGLFKPCIVLPDIEFAEEELKYVLQHELTHWKHKDNWLKVLLLFINALHWFNPIAYMARRDMDRFCELNCDRSVIRSMNFQEKRRYCELILNVLWNVADKNAKVIAAFSNEKKLLERRIEMILQSEGRNKVGIQFIAIVITVSLAFIGVVSANAATERKNGVIESTIQQNITTEVADRSSFHDKAEHLFLDSYDEANPKGVDEWQENKATEEVDNASAQNEMEDIFLDSYYEKIPTITEESQVGIMAVYSINNWNVPAHQSRYGVSRLSMTQGAKVPYDITWSPQPGVIRVGLYNHNTGRYYWATSSTRPPLRGTITVLETGLYSFAIGNGSDRAVLVNGSFTY; from the coding sequence ATGCTAAGTAGTATCTACAGTCAATTACTCACCCTGTCTATTGTAGCTAGCGGGCTATACCTTCTTTTCAAGCTAGTAAGCCCTACTACTTTGAAGCATTTCAGTCCCAGATGGCACTATCTAACTTATCTGCTAGCTTACACTTTTTTTCTGATTCCTTATCACATGTTTCTACCCTGGCTGGATCTAACCTATCTTTACAGAGCGAGTCAAAATTCAGGGCTCTCTTACATAACTGAAGCAATCGATAAACAGAACTTGGTGATCCCACAGGAACAAGTGTATGTTACTTTTTCCTCTTACTATGACTTCTTACCTCATCTAATGATAGCTGGTACACTCATCTTTCTGACTGTTTTTTTGATTCAAAACTATCAATTGCATCGCCGTATTTTTCGCACCTGTCGACTATCAGATAACAGACAGGCATTGAACGTTCTTGCTACATGTAAAAAAGAAATGAACATAACCAAAGAGATAGTCCTTTATCAGTCATCTTACGCATCAACGCCTTTTTTGTACGGTCTTTTTAAGCCTTGCATTGTATTACCGGATATCGAGTTTGCAGAAGAAGAGTTAAAGTATGTATTACAGCACGAATTGACCCATTGGAAACATAAGGACAACTGGTTGAAGGTTCTATTACTTTTCATAAACGCCCTTCATTGGTTTAACCCTATCGCTTACATGGCTCGACGTGACATGGATCGCTTTTGCGAACTAAATTGTGACCGAAGTGTTATAAGATCCATGAATTTCCAAGAAAAGAGACGATATTGCGAGCTTATTCTCAATGTACTTTGGAATGTAGCCGATAAAAATGCCAAGGTTATAGCTGCCTTTAGTAATGAGAAAAAACTGTTAGAAAGGAGAATAGAAATGATCTTGCAAAGTGAAGGTAGGAATAAAGTAGGGATTCAATTCATAGCAATCGTAATCACTGTAAGCCTTGCATTCATCGGTGTTGTCAGTGCGAATGCAGCTACCGAAAGAAAAAACGGAGTTATCGAAAGTACTATCCAACAGAACATAACTACAGAAGTCGCTGATAGATCATCCTTCCATGATAAAGCTGAACACCTTTTTCTAGACTCCTATGACGAAGCCAATCCTAAAGGCGTTGATGAATGGCAAGAAAATAAAGCAACTGAGGAAGTTGACAACGCTTCTGCCCAGAATGAGATGGAAGATATATTTTTAGATTCATATTATGAGAAAATACCTACAATTACAGAGGAAAGTCAAGTCGGTATAATGGCTGTGTATAGCATCAACAACTGGAACGTACCTGCCCACCAAAGCCGTTATGGCGTAAGTCGTCTTAGCATGACCCAAGGTGCTAAAGTCCCTTACGATATAACGTGGTCTCCCCAGCCTGGTGTAATACGTGTTGGCTTATACAATCACAATACAGGCAGATACTATTGGGCTACATCGTCTACGAGGCCACCACTTCGTGGAACGATAACAGTTTTAGAGACAGGTCTTTATAGTTTTGCAATCGGAAATGGTTCCGATAGAGCAGTTCTTGTGAATGGTTCTTTTACTTATTAG
- a CDS encoding LapA family protein: MQWSIILALVSALIVALLAIANIEIVTIHYIVGSVNLPLIIVILGSTLLGVLIGGLLSFIRQSKMRRDQKKLEKDLVLLEETLRQERNEKKALALQVATLKDEEPSSFQSYISKQKSSFEKNDESENREKSKESE, from the coding sequence ATGCAATGGTCAATTATACTTGCCCTGGTAAGTGCACTTATTGTTGCACTCTTAGCGATTGCCAATATCGAAATCGTAACCATCCACTATATTGTAGGCTCAGTAAACTTGCCTTTGATCATCGTTATCCTTGGTTCGACTTTATTAGGTGTCCTAATTGGTGGACTTCTTAGCTTTATCCGCCAGAGCAAAATGCGTAGAGATCAGAAAAAGCTAGAGAAAGATCTCGTCCTCTTAGAAGAAACATTGCGCCAAGAGCGGAACGAGAAAAAAGCACTTGCTTTACAAGTGGCAACATTAAAAGATGAAGAACCTTCTTCTTTTCAATCCTACATAAGCAAACAAAAAAGTTCCTTTGAAAAAAATGATGAGTCAGAAAACCGAGAAAAAAGTAAAGAATCGGAGTAA